Sequence from the Fibrobacterota bacterium genome:
AGCTAGAAGGATAAAACCATGGCAGAAGTCCGCTCCGACGAAATCACAGCCATCCTGCGCAAGCAGCTGGATTCCCTTAACACCAACGCCGATACCTACGAGACCGGTACGGTCCTGCAGGCTGGCGACGGCATCGCCCGCATCTTCGGCCTGTCCCAGGTGATGGCCGGCGAAATGGTGGAGATCCAAACCGTGAAGGGCCCGATCACCGCGCTGGTGCTAAACCTGGAAAACGACAACGTGGGCGTGGCCATCTTGGGCGAGTCCGCGGCCGTGGCCGAGGGCGACACCGCCCGCCGCACCAAGACCATCGCCTCGGTGCCCGTGGGCCCGACGATTTTGGGCCGCGTCATCAACGCCCTAGGCGAGCCCATCGACGGCGGCCCCGCCCTCGATCGCAAGTTCACCCGCCCCATCGAGGACAAGGCCCCCGGCATCGTGCGCCGCCAGAACGTGCATGAGCCGATGGAAACGGGCATCAAGGCCATCGATACCATGATCCCGATCGGCCGCGGCCAGCGCGAGCTCATCATCGGCGATCGCAAGACGGGCAAGACCGCCATCGCCATCGACACCATCCTGAACCAGAAGGGGAAGGACGTCAAGTGCATCTACGTGGCCATCGGCCAGAAGCAGAGCACGGTGGTCCAGATCGTCGAGCGCCTCAAGGCCGCCGGCGCCATGGAATACACCTGCGTGGTCGCCGCCAACGCTTCGGATCCGGCGCCGCTCCAGTACCTGGCCCCCTATTGCGGAGCCACCATGGGCGAGTACTTCATGTACAACGGCCAGCACGCCCTGGTCATCTATGACGATTTGACTAAGCAGGCGCAGGCCTACCGCCAGTTGTCGCTCCTGCTCCGCCGCCCCCCGGGACGCGAAGCGTTCCCCGGCGACGTGTTCTATCTCCACTCCCGCCTGCTCGAGCGCGCCGCCAAGATGTCGGCCAAGGAAGGCGGCGGCTCCCTGACCGCGCTGCCCATCATCGAGACCCAGGCCGGCGACGTTTCGGCGTACATCCCGACCAACGTGATCTCGATTACGGACGGCCAGATCTTCCTCGACACCAACCAGTTCAACGCCGGCCAGCGCCCGGCCGTGGACGTAGGCTTGTCCGTGTCGCGCGTGGGCGGTGACGCCCAGATCAAGGCCACCAAGCAGGTAACCGGCCCGTTACGTATCACCCTGGCCCAGTACCGCAACCTGGCCGCCTTCGCCCAGTTCGCTTCGGACTTGGATAAGGCGACCCAGAAGCAGCTGGCCCGCGGCGAGCGCATGATGCGCATCCTGCGCCAGGGCCAGTACCAGCCCTACCGCATCGGCAAGACCATCTTGATCGTGTACGCGGGCATGAACGGCTATACCGACGAGGTGCCGGTCGCCAAGATCGCCGCCTACGAGGATCAATTGTTCGCGTTCATCGACGCCAAGTACCCGGCGCTGGTGGAACGGATCGAGAAGGAAAAGAAGTTGGACGACGCGTTGACGGCCGAGATCAAGAAGGCCTTGGAGGAGTTCGGGAAGCAATTCGCATGAACTGCCCAATTCGCGTAAGCGGATTGCCGTTCGCCGCGAAGCGATCGCCTAACCCGTAAGGAAACCCATGCCGTCCATCAAAGAATACCGCCTCCGCGTCAAGTCGCTGCAGAACACGAGTAAGATCACCTCGGCGATGAAGATGGTGAGCGCCGCGCGCCTGCGCCGGGCCCAGGACGCGTTCAACCGCAACCGGCCCTACGCGCAGAAGATGCAGGAGCTGCTGGAGCAGGTGACCGCCAGCTTCCAGGATCTGGATCATCCCCTCATGAAGGTGCGGGACGTGAAGAAGGTCCGCTACATCGTGATCGCCTCCGATCGCGGCTTGGCGGGCGGCTTCAACAATAACCTGCTGCGCTTCGCCCTACGCGCCTTCACCCAAGGGCAGCCGGCCGAGGCCATCGGGTTGGGCCGCCGGGCCAAGGATTTCGTGGTGCGCAACCGCGTCGCCGCCCTGGTGGCGGAGACTTTCCAAAGCAACGCCCCCACCTACGCCAATGCCCAGGCCATCGCCGAAGACGCAATCCAGGCCTTCACCTCGGGCGAGGTCGATGCCATCTATCTGGTGTACAACCGTTACAACTCCGTGCTGAGCCAGACGCCGGTGCAATTGCAAATGCTGCCCTTCGCGAAACCGGAAGCGCCCAAGGCGGGCAAGACCTCCGCGGACAAGGCCGCCGCCAAGGCCCTGGCCGATGCTTCGGGCCATAAGGCCTATCGCCTCGACTATATCGTCGAGCCCGGCCCGGCGGAAGTGTTCGCCGAGCTCTTGCCCAAGCTGGTCACGGTGCAGGTCCTGCGCGGCCTGCTGGAAAACGCGGTGGGCGAGCATACCGCCCGCATGACCGCCATGGACGCGGCCACCAAGAATACCAAGGAATTGATCGGGTCCCTGACCTTGAAGATGAACCGCGCGCGCCAGGCGGCCATCACCAAGGAACTGATCGAAATCGTATCGGGCGCGGAAGCGCTCAAAGGCTAGGATCGGCGCCCTCGGCGCCGGCCCGCAAGTAGGAGAAGATAATGGCTGGAACCAATTACGGAACGATTTCCCAGGTGATGGGCCCGGTAGTGGACGTGACCTTCGACGACGAAGGCTCTCTGCCCGCGATTCTCACCGCCCTCAAGACCACCAACGCCACCTTGGGCAAGGAAGAGAACAACCTCACCCTCGAGGTCTCCCTCCATATCGGCGAGAACACCGTGCGCGCCATCGCCATGGACTCCACCGACGGGCTGGTGCGCGGCAGCAAGGTGCTCAACACCGGCGGCCCCATCTCGGTCCCTGTCGGCGAAGGCTGCCTGGGCCGTATCCTGAACGTTACGGGTGATCCCGTGGACGAAGCCGGTCCCATCACCGGCGTCCGCCGGGATCCCATCCACAAGGCCCCGCCGAAGTTCACCAACCAGTCAACGAAGAGCGAAGTGCTCGTGACCGGCATCAAGGTCGTCGATCTTTTGGCCCCGTACGTGAAGGGCGGCAAGATCGGCCTTTTTGGAGGGGCGGGCGTAGGCAAGACGGTTATCATCATGGAGCTGATCAACAACATCGCCAAGCACCATGGCGGGTATTCGGTGTTCGCCGGCGTAGGCGAGCGCACCCGCGAAGGCACGGCCTTGTTCGGCGAAATGAAGGAATCGGGCGTGCTCGAGAAGACCTGCCTGGTGTACGGGCAGATGAACGAGCCCCCGGGAGCGCGCGCGCGCGTGGCCTTGACCGCGCTGACCGAAGCGGAGTACTTCCGCGACGACAAGAACCAGGACGTGCTGCTCTTCGTGGACAACATGTTCCGCTTCACCCAGGCAGGCTCGGAAGTGTCCGCCTTGCTCGGCCGTATCCCCTCGGCCGTGGGCTACCAGCCCACCTTGGCGACGGAGATGGGCGACTTGCAGGAGCGCGTAACCTCGACCCTGACGGGTTCCATCACTTCCATCCAGGCCATTTACGTGCCCGCCGATGATTACACCGATCCGGCCCCGGCCACCACCTTCGCCCACTTGGACGCGACCACCAACCTGTCCCGCGCCATTTCGGAAATGGGCATCTACCCCGCCGTGGATCCGCTGGAATCGACCTCGCGCATCCTCGATCCGCTCATCATCGGCGACGAGCATTACCAGACCGCGCGCGGCGTGCAGGCCATCCTGCAGCGCTACAAGGAATTGATGGACATCATCGCGATCTTGGGCATGGAAGAACTTTCGGCCGAGGATCGCGCCACCGTGAACCGCGCGCGCCGCATCCAGAAGTTCCTGTCCCAGCCCTTCTCCGTGGCGGAAACCTTCACTTCCATCCCGGGCAAGTTCGTGAAGCTGGCGGATACCATCCGCTCCTTCAAGGAAATCCTGGACGGCAAGCACGACGAGCTTCCCGAGAACGCGTTCTACATGGTCGGCTCAATCGAAGAGGCCGTGGAGAAGGCGAAGACCCTGAAATGAAGCTGCAGATCCTGACTCCGGACAAAGCCGTCTACGACGGCGAAGTGGAAGCCTTGCTGGTGCCCGGTTCCGCCGGGCCCTTCGAGATCCTGAAGGATCATGCGCCCATCTTGTCCACCTTGTCCAAAGGCGATCTCCGCATCCGCGCCAACGGCAAGGAGACTTACTACACCGTGTCCGGCGGCTTCGTGGAATTCCATCAGAACCAGGCCGTGGTGCTGGCCGAAACCGCGGAAGACAAGTCCAAATAGGGCGCGCAACGACAGGTCGGCCGCGCCGCCCGTTTCCGTTCCTCGCCGCCCCTCTCCTTGCGGTCGTCTCCGCCCTGCCGGCCCTCTTCCTCTCCGCCTGCCTCTTCGATACCGAAACTCCCCCGATCCCTTCCTCCGCATACGCGACCGAGCTCTCGCGCCTCAGCGGGGCCGGCAATCCCTTGTTGGCCGCTTATGGTCGCGAAGCGGGCGGCAGCCTGGTGGGATTGCAATTCGCTTTCCGCTCGATGGACTACGCGAAGGAGGTCGATTCGAACGTGGAAGCGTTCCATGCGCAGACCGGCGTGTACCCTGCTACCGTCGGCGCCTATTTCGATTTCCGCACCGAGCCCGCCAACCTCGCGATATTCCTCCGCGCGGTGCGAG
This genomic interval carries:
- a CDS encoding F0F1 ATP synthase subunit alpha, with the translated sequence MAEVRSDEITAILRKQLDSLNTNADTYETGTVLQAGDGIARIFGLSQVMAGEMVEIQTVKGPITALVLNLENDNVGVAILGESAAVAEGDTARRTKTIASVPVGPTILGRVINALGEPIDGGPALDRKFTRPIEDKAPGIVRRQNVHEPMETGIKAIDTMIPIGRGQRELIIGDRKTGKTAIAIDTILNQKGKDVKCIYVAIGQKQSTVVQIVERLKAAGAMEYTCVVAANASDPAPLQYLAPYCGATMGEYFMYNGQHALVIYDDLTKQAQAYRQLSLLLRRPPGREAFPGDVFYLHSRLLERAAKMSAKEGGGSLTALPIIETQAGDVSAYIPTNVISITDGQIFLDTNQFNAGQRPAVDVGLSVSRVGGDAQIKATKQVTGPLRITLAQYRNLAAFAQFASDLDKATQKQLARGERMMRILRQGQYQPYRIGKTILIVYAGMNGYTDEVPVAKIAAYEDQLFAFIDAKYPALVERIEKEKKLDDALTAEIKKALEEFGKQFA
- the atpG gene encoding ATP synthase F1 subunit gamma, with product MPSIKEYRLRVKSLQNTSKITSAMKMVSAARLRRAQDAFNRNRPYAQKMQELLEQVTASFQDLDHPLMKVRDVKKVRYIVIASDRGLAGGFNNNLLRFALRAFTQGQPAEAIGLGRRAKDFVVRNRVAALVAETFQSNAPTYANAQAIAEDAIQAFTSGEVDAIYLVYNRYNSVLSQTPVQLQMLPFAKPEAPKAGKTSADKAAAKALADASGHKAYRLDYIVEPGPAEVFAELLPKLVTVQVLRGLLENAVGEHTARMTAMDAATKNTKELIGSLTLKMNRARQAAITKELIEIVSGAEALKG
- the atpD gene encoding F0F1 ATP synthase subunit beta, encoding MAGTNYGTISQVMGPVVDVTFDDEGSLPAILTALKTTNATLGKEENNLTLEVSLHIGENTVRAIAMDSTDGLVRGSKVLNTGGPISVPVGEGCLGRILNVTGDPVDEAGPITGVRRDPIHKAPPKFTNQSTKSEVLVTGIKVVDLLAPYVKGGKIGLFGGAGVGKTVIIMELINNIAKHHGGYSVFAGVGERTREGTALFGEMKESGVLEKTCLVYGQMNEPPGARARVALTALTEAEYFRDDKNQDVLLFVDNMFRFTQAGSEVSALLGRIPSAVGYQPTLATEMGDLQERVTSTLTGSITSIQAIYVPADDYTDPAPATTFAHLDATTNLSRAISEMGIYPAVDPLESTSRILDPLIIGDEHYQTARGVQAILQRYKELMDIIAILGMEELSAEDRATVNRARRIQKFLSQPFSVAETFTSIPGKFVKLADTIRSFKEILDGKHDELPENAFYMVGSIEEAVEKAKTLK
- the atpC gene encoding ATP synthase F1 subunit epsilon, whose amino-acid sequence is MKLQILTPDKAVYDGEVEALLVPGSAGPFEILKDHAPILSTLSKGDLRIRANGKETYYTVSGGFVEFHQNQAVVLAETAEDKSK